One stretch of Roseibium sp. HPY-6 DNA includes these proteins:
- a CDS encoding heme-binding protein, producing the protein MSFVQETRTLTHKGALAILTAAVTQAEQMGQPQCIVIVDANGEVLAEIRMTGAKFLSRKSALAKALTAASIGNETTSVPEGVRTAIGLATDGKVTGLPGGLPIRLEGTLLGGIGVGSGSGDQDIQVARAGLAAIGA; encoded by the coding sequence ATGTCCTTTGTCCAGGAAACTCGAACGCTGACCCACAAGGGAGCGCTGGCCATCCTGACCGCCGCTGTTACCCAGGCAGAGCAGATGGGGCAACCTCAGTGCATTGTCATTGTCGATGCAAATGGGGAGGTTCTTGCGGAGATCCGAATGACCGGAGCCAAGTTCCTCAGCCGTAAGAGTGCCCTTGCCAAGGCTTTGACGGCCGCCTCGATCGGCAACGAGACCACTTCGGTGCCGGAAGGCGTGCGGACGGCAATCGGACTTGCCACAGATGGAAAAGTAACGGGACTGCCGGGCGGCCTCCCCATTCGCCTTGAAGGGACGCTTCTCGGCGGAATTGGCGTCGGCTCTGGATCCGGTGACCAGGACATTCAGGTAGCGAGGGCAGGTTTGGCAGCGATTGGTGCCTGA